A stretch of the Glandiceps talaboti chromosome 23, keGlaTala1.1, whole genome shotgun sequence genome encodes the following:
- the LOC144452596 gene encoding uncharacterized protein LOC144452596 isoform X1: protein MGLVRTATFFPESPIKCVTPSPCRSGFRNRMPKGHRRRRRRRSRDETRKRSSSSQSSVEITATATSPHGGPTIIATATAPVNSRSERESAAVAMATILAKELQPEHKLPSKEVTVRPKPDFLALLSAVGAKGQIFTTRQVLSHLITYIGSRQLYDQLDPRKVYCENDALGKVFGVKEFTIKDVKNLLFENVIIVSNPAHLAVQHHPGYQHQQRQSYYTLQHHHEQMVVRTTATCTTSMTSASSTKPDSTASVSMATSISMPAPTVMIDAGVSTTSNVVSMETKPVSPSGSSLTSPPSKENTRDKETVSSEYTATSCSVQGRETAVVADSSDDLWFLEEDGHFSVEYEVESDASEGYSFGNDTSETVDSDASIEEVYEVLQLCDEDDNDSCFADDDSSDSDTELTDQDKWTCTECSTLNSPIRRYCIRCWALRKGWLPDTEKLAQLRNIREKRKLQRSISAPDAILHQSSSTVASSNSQATSFQDGVPVMNLTNSMYAVTVTGGDEPDIGIPKQPIIPLQPVSTSDDKSSGKGDDFPDSSPSHAEGRYSSNAHIDTAIGQREIRLSEDEAGLWPHFAHNALPAQQKAINLTMRSGIGQDIPDTDPNDIDKASIVYAVFGKGDVPDTDPADVPHSPGTGSGSTPGPAVTHCVKRSLTMESSPERLPLKKRKTSRDSLSPEKDKSEAVVFDSPANGHRMCNTPGYSSAPGFDQPDVGNGHSHSESHAVPEKSRGGLEAVRDSPSQPPLRRETSQSTMSPPSEGESYSQHAVGYSLRNTPPKRIRLEERGDSGIHLSSSSTLRSESATHGMSRSPEHLSPRLTSPVTSQSKRPDLSPLTPKPSTSHESPSEHASQSSSQQSDSRAFSDLCMICLTRPKTASIIHGRTGHQVCCYSCAKKLRRHGKPCPVCRRPIQLVIKNFLV, encoded by the exons ATGGGTCTCGTACGGACGGCTACATTTTTCCCAGAGTCTCCGATCAAATGTGTGACCCCATCCCCATGCAGATCTGGCTTCAGAAACAG GATGCCAAAGGGGCACAGAAGGAGACGACGGCGGAGATCTCGTGATGAGACTCGCAAACGATCATCAAGTTCTCAAAGTTCAGTGGAGATAACAGCAACTGCAACATCACCGCATGGAGGTCCTACCATCATTGCCACAGCAACAGCACCTGTCAACTCCAGGTCTGAGAGAGAAAGTGCAgcagttgccatggcaacgaTTCTAGCAAAAGAGCTGCAACCAGAACATAAACTCCCAAGTAAAGAAGTTACG GTCCGTCCAAAACCTGACTTTTTAGCTCTACTGAGCGCTGTTGGTGCAAAAGGACAGATATTTACAACCCGACAA GTACTTTCCCATTTAATCACCTACATTGGTAGCAGACAGCTGTATGACCAATTAGACCCTCGGAAAGTCTATTGTGAAAATGACGCACTTGGTAAAGTGTTCGGAGTCAAAGAATTCACCATCAAGGATGTCAA GAATCTCTTGTTTGAGAATGTCATCATTGTTAGTAATCCAGCCCACCTAG CTGTCCAGCATCACCCTGGTTACCAACATCAACAAAGACAATCATACTACACATTACAACATCATCATGAGCag ATGGTTGTCAGAACAACAGCAACATGCACCACTTCCATGACATCAGCATCAAGTACTAAACCAGACAGTACTGCAtctgtatccatggcaacatcaATTTCCATGCCCGCACCAACTGTCATGATTGATGCAGGTGTATCAACAACTTCAAATGTGGTTTCCATGGAGACAAAACCAGTGTCCCCCAGTGGCAGTTCTTTAACATCACCACCAAGTAAAGAGA ATACAAGAGATAAAGAGACAGTGTCTTCAGAATATACAGCCACAAGTTGTAGTGTACAG GGACGAGAAACAGCTGTTGTAGCTGACTCATCAGATGACCTGTGGTTTCTGGAAGAAGATGGTCACTTTTCCGTGGAATATGAAGTGGAATCCGATGCCAGTGAAGGATATTCCTTTGGAAATGATACATCTGAGACAGTCGATAGTGATGCATCAATTGAG GAAGTATACGAAGTCTTACAACTTTGTGATGAAGATGATAATGATTCCTGTTTTGCTGATGACGACAGCAGTGATTCTGACACGGAACTCACTGATCAG GATAAATGGACTTGTACGGAGTGTTCAACTTTGAATTCACCGATACGTAGGTATTGTATACGTTGCTGGGCACTCAGGAAAGGTTGGCTTCCAGACACAGAGAAGTTAGCACAACTCAGAAATATTCGAGAGAAAAGAAAACTCCAACGATCAATTTCAGCTCCAG ATGCTATCTTACATCAGTCTTCATCTACCGTTGCTAGTAGCAACAGCCAAGCAACATCATTCCAAGATGGCGTACCTGTTATGAACTTGACAAACTCCATGTATGCAGTGACAGTCACTGGAGGTGATGAACCAGATATTG GTATTCCAAAACAACCGATTATTCCACTTCAACCAGTTTCAACATCTGATGACAAATCCAGTGGGAAAGGGGACGATTTTCCTGACAGTTCACCAAGTCATGCTGAGGGGCGCTATTCCAGTAACGCACATATTGATACAGCCATTGGTCAGAGAGAAATCCGGTTATCGGAAGATGAAGCTGGTCTGTGGCCGCACTTTGCACACAATGCATTACCTGCACAACAGAAGGCAATCAATCTCACAATGAGATCCGGGATCGGACAGGATATTCCCGACACTGATCCAAATGATATCGACAAAGCTTCCATCGTCTATGCCGTCTTTGGGAAAGGTGATGTGCCTGATACTGATCCAGCTGATGTTCCACACTCACCGGGAACAGGATCCGGAAGTACACCTGGACCAGCAGTGACACACTGTGTCAAACGCTCTCTAACTATGGAGAGTTCTCCTGAACGCTTGCCACTCAAGAAGAGAAAGACTAGCAGAGATAGTTTATCACCGGAGAAGGACAAATCAGAAGCTGTTGTCTTTGATTCACCTGCTAATGGTCACAGAATGTGCAATACACCTGGATATTCCAGTGCACCTGGGTTTGATCAGCCAGATGTTGGCAATGGTCATTCACACAGTGAAAGTCATGCAGTACCTGAAAAGAGTCGAGGTGGTCTAGAAGCTGTCAGAGACAGTCCATCGCAACCACCTCTCAGGAGAGAGACTTCCCAGAGTACAATGTCACCACCGTCAGAAGGTGAGTCATACTCCCAGCATGCAGTAGGCTATAGTCTTAGAAATACGCCACCCAAGAGAATTAGACTAGAAGAAAGAGGTGACTCAGGTATCCATTTGAGTTCCAGTTCAACATTAAGAAGTGAAAGTGCAACGCATGGAATGAGTCGCTCACCTGAACATCTGTCTCCCAGGTTGACCTCACCAGTGACATCACAAAGTAAGCGACCTGATCTCTCACCTTTGACACCAAAACCTTCAACATCTCACGAAAGTCCTTCAGAACATGCGAGTCAGTCAAGTTCGCAGCAAAGTGACAGCCGTGCATTCAGTGACCTGTGTATGATCTGTTTAACGCGACCCAAAACTGCAAGTATTATCCATGGAAGAACAGGTCACCAAGTGTGTTGCTATTCGTGTGCCAAGAAACTACGTCGCCATGGCAAACCATGTCCTGTCTGTCGACGACCAATTCAACTTGTCATCAAGAACTTCCTTGTGTAA
- the LOC144452596 gene encoding uncharacterized protein LOC144452596 isoform X2: MESVFRVPSVPSMRMPKGHRRRRRRRSRDETRKRSSSSQSSVEITATATSPHGGPTIIATATAPVNSRSERESAAVAMATILAKELQPEHKLPSKEVTVRPKPDFLALLSAVGAKGQIFTTRQVLSHLITYIGSRQLYDQLDPRKVYCENDALGKVFGVKEFTIKDVKNLLFENVIIVSNPAHLAVQHHPGYQHQQRQSYYTLQHHHEQMVVRTTATCTTSMTSASSTKPDSTASVSMATSISMPAPTVMIDAGVSTTSNVVSMETKPVSPSGSSLTSPPSKENTRDKETVSSEYTATSCSVQGRETAVVADSSDDLWFLEEDGHFSVEYEVESDASEGYSFGNDTSETVDSDASIEEVYEVLQLCDEDDNDSCFADDDSSDSDTELTDQDKWTCTECSTLNSPIRRYCIRCWALRKGWLPDTEKLAQLRNIREKRKLQRSISAPDAILHQSSSTVASSNSQATSFQDGVPVMNLTNSMYAVTVTGGDEPDIGIPKQPIIPLQPVSTSDDKSSGKGDDFPDSSPSHAEGRYSSNAHIDTAIGQREIRLSEDEAGLWPHFAHNALPAQQKAINLTMRSGIGQDIPDTDPNDIDKASIVYAVFGKGDVPDTDPADVPHSPGTGSGSTPGPAVTHCVKRSLTMESSPERLPLKKRKTSRDSLSPEKDKSEAVVFDSPANGHRMCNTPGYSSAPGFDQPDVGNGHSHSESHAVPEKSRGGLEAVRDSPSQPPLRRETSQSTMSPPSEGESYSQHAVGYSLRNTPPKRIRLEERGDSGIHLSSSSTLRSESATHGMSRSPEHLSPRLTSPVTSQSKRPDLSPLTPKPSTSHESPSEHASQSSSQQSDSRAFSDLCMICLTRPKTASIIHGRTGHQVCCYSCAKKLRRHGKPCPVCRRPIQLVIKNFLV, from the exons GATGCCAAAGGGGCACAGAAGGAGACGACGGCGGAGATCTCGTGATGAGACTCGCAAACGATCATCAAGTTCTCAAAGTTCAGTGGAGATAACAGCAACTGCAACATCACCGCATGGAGGTCCTACCATCATTGCCACAGCAACAGCACCTGTCAACTCCAGGTCTGAGAGAGAAAGTGCAgcagttgccatggcaacgaTTCTAGCAAAAGAGCTGCAACCAGAACATAAACTCCCAAGTAAAGAAGTTACG GTCCGTCCAAAACCTGACTTTTTAGCTCTACTGAGCGCTGTTGGTGCAAAAGGACAGATATTTACAACCCGACAA GTACTTTCCCATTTAATCACCTACATTGGTAGCAGACAGCTGTATGACCAATTAGACCCTCGGAAAGTCTATTGTGAAAATGACGCACTTGGTAAAGTGTTCGGAGTCAAAGAATTCACCATCAAGGATGTCAA GAATCTCTTGTTTGAGAATGTCATCATTGTTAGTAATCCAGCCCACCTAG CTGTCCAGCATCACCCTGGTTACCAACATCAACAAAGACAATCATACTACACATTACAACATCATCATGAGCag ATGGTTGTCAGAACAACAGCAACATGCACCACTTCCATGACATCAGCATCAAGTACTAAACCAGACAGTACTGCAtctgtatccatggcaacatcaATTTCCATGCCCGCACCAACTGTCATGATTGATGCAGGTGTATCAACAACTTCAAATGTGGTTTCCATGGAGACAAAACCAGTGTCCCCCAGTGGCAGTTCTTTAACATCACCACCAAGTAAAGAGA ATACAAGAGATAAAGAGACAGTGTCTTCAGAATATACAGCCACAAGTTGTAGTGTACAG GGACGAGAAACAGCTGTTGTAGCTGACTCATCAGATGACCTGTGGTTTCTGGAAGAAGATGGTCACTTTTCCGTGGAATATGAAGTGGAATCCGATGCCAGTGAAGGATATTCCTTTGGAAATGATACATCTGAGACAGTCGATAGTGATGCATCAATTGAG GAAGTATACGAAGTCTTACAACTTTGTGATGAAGATGATAATGATTCCTGTTTTGCTGATGACGACAGCAGTGATTCTGACACGGAACTCACTGATCAG GATAAATGGACTTGTACGGAGTGTTCAACTTTGAATTCACCGATACGTAGGTATTGTATACGTTGCTGGGCACTCAGGAAAGGTTGGCTTCCAGACACAGAGAAGTTAGCACAACTCAGAAATATTCGAGAGAAAAGAAAACTCCAACGATCAATTTCAGCTCCAG ATGCTATCTTACATCAGTCTTCATCTACCGTTGCTAGTAGCAACAGCCAAGCAACATCATTCCAAGATGGCGTACCTGTTATGAACTTGACAAACTCCATGTATGCAGTGACAGTCACTGGAGGTGATGAACCAGATATTG GTATTCCAAAACAACCGATTATTCCACTTCAACCAGTTTCAACATCTGATGACAAATCCAGTGGGAAAGGGGACGATTTTCCTGACAGTTCACCAAGTCATGCTGAGGGGCGCTATTCCAGTAACGCACATATTGATACAGCCATTGGTCAGAGAGAAATCCGGTTATCGGAAGATGAAGCTGGTCTGTGGCCGCACTTTGCACACAATGCATTACCTGCACAACAGAAGGCAATCAATCTCACAATGAGATCCGGGATCGGACAGGATATTCCCGACACTGATCCAAATGATATCGACAAAGCTTCCATCGTCTATGCCGTCTTTGGGAAAGGTGATGTGCCTGATACTGATCCAGCTGATGTTCCACACTCACCGGGAACAGGATCCGGAAGTACACCTGGACCAGCAGTGACACACTGTGTCAAACGCTCTCTAACTATGGAGAGTTCTCCTGAACGCTTGCCACTCAAGAAGAGAAAGACTAGCAGAGATAGTTTATCACCGGAGAAGGACAAATCAGAAGCTGTTGTCTTTGATTCACCTGCTAATGGTCACAGAATGTGCAATACACCTGGATATTCCAGTGCACCTGGGTTTGATCAGCCAGATGTTGGCAATGGTCATTCACACAGTGAAAGTCATGCAGTACCTGAAAAGAGTCGAGGTGGTCTAGAAGCTGTCAGAGACAGTCCATCGCAACCACCTCTCAGGAGAGAGACTTCCCAGAGTACAATGTCACCACCGTCAGAAGGTGAGTCATACTCCCAGCATGCAGTAGGCTATAGTCTTAGAAATACGCCACCCAAGAGAATTAGACTAGAAGAAAGAGGTGACTCAGGTATCCATTTGAGTTCCAGTTCAACATTAAGAAGTGAAAGTGCAACGCATGGAATGAGTCGCTCACCTGAACATCTGTCTCCCAGGTTGACCTCACCAGTGACATCACAAAGTAAGCGACCTGATCTCTCACCTTTGACACCAAAACCTTCAACATCTCACGAAAGTCCTTCAGAACATGCGAGTCAGTCAAGTTCGCAGCAAAGTGACAGCCGTGCATTCAGTGACCTGTGTATGATCTGTTTAACGCGACCCAAAACTGCAAGTATTATCCATGGAAGAACAGGTCACCAAGTGTGTTGCTATTCGTGTGCCAAGAAACTACGTCGCCATGGCAAACCATGTCCTGTCTGTCGACGACCAATTCAACTTGTCATCAAGAACTTCCTTGTGTAA
- the LOC144452596 gene encoding uncharacterized protein LOC144452596 isoform X3 — MPKGHRRRRRRRSRDETRKRSSSSQSSVEITATATSPHGGPTIIATATAPVNSRSERESAAVAMATILAKELQPEHKLPSKEVTVRPKPDFLALLSAVGAKGQIFTTRQVLSHLITYIGSRQLYDQLDPRKVYCENDALGKVFGVKEFTIKDVKNLLFENVIIVSNPAHLAVQHHPGYQHQQRQSYYTLQHHHEQMVVRTTATCTTSMTSASSTKPDSTASVSMATSISMPAPTVMIDAGVSTTSNVVSMETKPVSPSGSSLTSPPSKENTRDKETVSSEYTATSCSVQGRETAVVADSSDDLWFLEEDGHFSVEYEVESDASEGYSFGNDTSETVDSDASIEEVYEVLQLCDEDDNDSCFADDDSSDSDTELTDQDKWTCTECSTLNSPIRRYCIRCWALRKGWLPDTEKLAQLRNIREKRKLQRSISAPDAILHQSSSTVASSNSQATSFQDGVPVMNLTNSMYAVTVTGGDEPDIGIPKQPIIPLQPVSTSDDKSSGKGDDFPDSSPSHAEGRYSSNAHIDTAIGQREIRLSEDEAGLWPHFAHNALPAQQKAINLTMRSGIGQDIPDTDPNDIDKASIVYAVFGKGDVPDTDPADVPHSPGTGSGSTPGPAVTHCVKRSLTMESSPERLPLKKRKTSRDSLSPEKDKSEAVVFDSPANGHRMCNTPGYSSAPGFDQPDVGNGHSHSESHAVPEKSRGGLEAVRDSPSQPPLRRETSQSTMSPPSEGESYSQHAVGYSLRNTPPKRIRLEERGDSGIHLSSSSTLRSESATHGMSRSPEHLSPRLTSPVTSQSKRPDLSPLTPKPSTSHESPSEHASQSSSQQSDSRAFSDLCMICLTRPKTASIIHGRTGHQVCCYSCAKKLRRHGKPCPVCRRPIQLVIKNFLV, encoded by the exons ATGCCAAAGGGGCACAGAAGGAGACGACGGCGGAGATCTCGTGATGAGACTCGCAAACGATCATCAAGTTCTCAAAGTTCAGTGGAGATAACAGCAACTGCAACATCACCGCATGGAGGTCCTACCATCATTGCCACAGCAACAGCACCTGTCAACTCCAGGTCTGAGAGAGAAAGTGCAgcagttgccatggcaacgaTTCTAGCAAAAGAGCTGCAACCAGAACATAAACTCCCAAGTAAAGAAGTTACG GTCCGTCCAAAACCTGACTTTTTAGCTCTACTGAGCGCTGTTGGTGCAAAAGGACAGATATTTACAACCCGACAA GTACTTTCCCATTTAATCACCTACATTGGTAGCAGACAGCTGTATGACCAATTAGACCCTCGGAAAGTCTATTGTGAAAATGACGCACTTGGTAAAGTGTTCGGAGTCAAAGAATTCACCATCAAGGATGTCAA GAATCTCTTGTTTGAGAATGTCATCATTGTTAGTAATCCAGCCCACCTAG CTGTCCAGCATCACCCTGGTTACCAACATCAACAAAGACAATCATACTACACATTACAACATCATCATGAGCag ATGGTTGTCAGAACAACAGCAACATGCACCACTTCCATGACATCAGCATCAAGTACTAAACCAGACAGTACTGCAtctgtatccatggcaacatcaATTTCCATGCCCGCACCAACTGTCATGATTGATGCAGGTGTATCAACAACTTCAAATGTGGTTTCCATGGAGACAAAACCAGTGTCCCCCAGTGGCAGTTCTTTAACATCACCACCAAGTAAAGAGA ATACAAGAGATAAAGAGACAGTGTCTTCAGAATATACAGCCACAAGTTGTAGTGTACAG GGACGAGAAACAGCTGTTGTAGCTGACTCATCAGATGACCTGTGGTTTCTGGAAGAAGATGGTCACTTTTCCGTGGAATATGAAGTGGAATCCGATGCCAGTGAAGGATATTCCTTTGGAAATGATACATCTGAGACAGTCGATAGTGATGCATCAATTGAG GAAGTATACGAAGTCTTACAACTTTGTGATGAAGATGATAATGATTCCTGTTTTGCTGATGACGACAGCAGTGATTCTGACACGGAACTCACTGATCAG GATAAATGGACTTGTACGGAGTGTTCAACTTTGAATTCACCGATACGTAGGTATTGTATACGTTGCTGGGCACTCAGGAAAGGTTGGCTTCCAGACACAGAGAAGTTAGCACAACTCAGAAATATTCGAGAGAAAAGAAAACTCCAACGATCAATTTCAGCTCCAG ATGCTATCTTACATCAGTCTTCATCTACCGTTGCTAGTAGCAACAGCCAAGCAACATCATTCCAAGATGGCGTACCTGTTATGAACTTGACAAACTCCATGTATGCAGTGACAGTCACTGGAGGTGATGAACCAGATATTG GTATTCCAAAACAACCGATTATTCCACTTCAACCAGTTTCAACATCTGATGACAAATCCAGTGGGAAAGGGGACGATTTTCCTGACAGTTCACCAAGTCATGCTGAGGGGCGCTATTCCAGTAACGCACATATTGATACAGCCATTGGTCAGAGAGAAATCCGGTTATCGGAAGATGAAGCTGGTCTGTGGCCGCACTTTGCACACAATGCATTACCTGCACAACAGAAGGCAATCAATCTCACAATGAGATCCGGGATCGGACAGGATATTCCCGACACTGATCCAAATGATATCGACAAAGCTTCCATCGTCTATGCCGTCTTTGGGAAAGGTGATGTGCCTGATACTGATCCAGCTGATGTTCCACACTCACCGGGAACAGGATCCGGAAGTACACCTGGACCAGCAGTGACACACTGTGTCAAACGCTCTCTAACTATGGAGAGTTCTCCTGAACGCTTGCCACTCAAGAAGAGAAAGACTAGCAGAGATAGTTTATCACCGGAGAAGGACAAATCAGAAGCTGTTGTCTTTGATTCACCTGCTAATGGTCACAGAATGTGCAATACACCTGGATATTCCAGTGCACCTGGGTTTGATCAGCCAGATGTTGGCAATGGTCATTCACACAGTGAAAGTCATGCAGTACCTGAAAAGAGTCGAGGTGGTCTAGAAGCTGTCAGAGACAGTCCATCGCAACCACCTCTCAGGAGAGAGACTTCCCAGAGTACAATGTCACCACCGTCAGAAGGTGAGTCATACTCCCAGCATGCAGTAGGCTATAGTCTTAGAAATACGCCACCCAAGAGAATTAGACTAGAAGAAAGAGGTGACTCAGGTATCCATTTGAGTTCCAGTTCAACATTAAGAAGTGAAAGTGCAACGCATGGAATGAGTCGCTCACCTGAACATCTGTCTCCCAGGTTGACCTCACCAGTGACATCACAAAGTAAGCGACCTGATCTCTCACCTTTGACACCAAAACCTTCAACATCTCACGAAAGTCCTTCAGAACATGCGAGTCAGTCAAGTTCGCAGCAAAGTGACAGCCGTGCATTCAGTGACCTGTGTATGATCTGTTTAACGCGACCCAAAACTGCAAGTATTATCCATGGAAGAACAGGTCACCAAGTGTGTTGCTATTCGTGTGCCAAGAAACTACGTCGCCATGGCAAACCATGTCCTGTCTGTCGACGACCAATTCAACTTGTCATCAAGAACTTCCTTGTGTAA